A single region of the Pontimicrobium sp. SW4 genome encodes:
- a CDS encoding DUF6146 family protein, whose product MKNTLLILLICFGVISCKTSKKVNSNKEISTIEQDTIRIANDELEYEIIIIEPGFNTWLLSTAKPEGYYSQQFLETRNQLFVSEWNSRVLQPHRYNPSLYEMQIDYQPNINYGYEVNYKLYNYFIYFQLNYKQQLTGFTPRI is encoded by the coding sequence ATGAAAAACACTCTTTTAATCCTTTTAATTTGTTTTGGTGTAATAAGCTGTAAAACTTCAAAAAAAGTAAATTCGAATAAGGAAATTTCAACGATTGAACAAGACACAATACGAATAGCTAACGATGAGTTAGAATATGAAATAATTATCATTGAACCAGGATTTAATACATGGTTACTTAGTACAGCAAAGCCTGAGGGTTACTACTCTCAACAGTTTTTAGAAACTAGAAATCAACTCTTTGTTTCCGAATGGAATAGTAGAGTTTTACAACCTCACAGGTATAATCCTAGTTTGTATGAAATGCAAATAGATTATCAGCCAAACATTAATTATGGCTATGAGGTTAATTATAAACTTTATAATTATTTTATCTATTTCCAATTAAATTACAAACAACAATTAACAGGTTTTACACCAAGAATTTAA
- a CDS encoding DUF937 domain-containing protein, whose amino-acid sequence MSGILDLLNSDLGKTIISGVSNQTGQDQNKTSGLLTMALPVLMQAMKKNASTPEGAQGLLGALDNKHDGSILDNLGGLFGGGVSNDVMDDGGKILGHVLGNKQRNVENALSQKSGIDAGSVAQILKVAAPILMGVLGKQKREQQVTDSSGVESLLGGLLKGNSPQQEQSFLESMLDADGDGSVIDDVAGMVLGGNKKKGGLGGLLGGLFGKR is encoded by the coding sequence ATGTCAGGAATTTTAGACTTGCTAAACAGCGATTTAGGAAAAACAATTATTAGTGGAGTATCCAACCAAACTGGACAAGATCAAAACAAAACAAGCGGATTATTAACAATGGCTTTACCAGTATTAATGCAAGCTATGAAAAAAAATGCTTCAACACCAGAAGGAGCTCAAGGGCTTTTAGGAGCACTCGATAATAAGCATGACGGAAGTATTCTAGATAATTTAGGAGGTCTTTTTGGAGGTGGCGTTTCTAATGATGTTATGGACGATGGTGGTAAAATATTAGGTCACGTTTTAGGAAACAAACAACGCAATGTTGAAAATGCATTGAGTCAAAAATCTGGTATAGATGCTGGTTCTGTAGCACAAATTTTAAAAGTGGCAGCACCAATATTAATGGGTGTTTTAGGTAAACAAAAAAGAGAACAACAAGTTACAGACTCTAGTGGTGTAGAAAGCCTTTTAGGCGGTCTTTTAAAAGGAAATTCACCTCAACAGGAGCAAAGTTTTCTTGAATCTATGCTTGATGCTGACGGTGATGGAAGTGTTATTGATGATGTAGCAGGAATGGTTTTAGGTGGTAATAAAAAGAAAGGCGGACTTGGAGGATTACTAGGAGGCCTTTTCGGAAAGAGATAA
- a CDS encoding TonB-dependent receptor, producing the protein MKYYLLLLICCFYNTISSQNCNSNFSGVVQDFHDGTPIIAATVYIESLKKYTTTDNNGKFLFENLCDGEIEVIVSHISCETKRLNIEIKGNSYFKVSLEHHIEELGEIKIEGKSNNILTKTSQETLLKSESLERFSASSLGDALKLVSGVSSINTGNSIVKPVINGLHSSRVVVMTNGVRLQDQEWGIEHAPNIDLNTAGSINVIKGANALAYGGDAIGGVIVLKPSRVSLKDSLYGKTIISGQTNGRGFSANSSLTKTYQKGWFMGAQASLKRFGDFESPKYNLTNTGLNSKGFSLNGGYKSFEQGFNVYYSFLDNEIAILKASHIGNIEDLVNAINSQNPLVIEKFSYDINPPRQEVTHQIIKADFYKRFENFGRLEAQYDFQNNQRYEYDIRVGDDKNKPAIDLTLKTHSFRTSLKVDSNSSSTYEFGFNAGFQDNFANPDTGVRRLIPDYDKYDFGVFAITSLKPNENTNIDFGIRYDFNRIDAKKFYLSSRWSERDYDKDFSDIVIDDLGTQLLTNPIFNYHNISASMGVSYKIDEKSSMIFNYGLSNRAPNPAELFSDGLHHSAARIELGDLRIKQETSNRVSGVYRYENNAFYINIEPFYNHIKDYIFIEPTSTEQTLRGAFPVWSYNQTNASLYGIDIASNYKFNQQWSFNHKSSFIKGRDLKQRIALIDMPSFKTVNIISYSNSKWLNFNSELQSELILRQNDYPNYNFEVYVPTTEEFVEVDVSTPPPTYHLLHFQSDITLNLSTKTDLNIGLNITNVFNISYREYLNRSRYFSDDLGRNIMLQLKLNY; encoded by the coding sequence ATGAAATACTATTTATTGCTGCTAATTTGTTGTTTTTACAACACAATTAGTAGTCAAAATTGCAACTCCAATTTTTCAGGAGTAGTTCAAGACTTTCATGATGGTACTCCAATAATAGCTGCTACCGTCTATATAGAAAGTCTAAAAAAATATACAACCACAGATAATAATGGCAAATTCTTATTCGAGAATCTTTGCGATGGAGAAATTGAAGTTATTGTTTCCCATATATCATGTGAAACAAAGCGATTGAATATTGAAATTAAAGGAAACTCTTACTTTAAGGTCAGTTTAGAGCATCACATCGAGGAGCTTGGAGAAATAAAAATTGAAGGGAAGTCTAATAATATACTAACAAAGACATCCCAAGAAACACTATTAAAGTCTGAAAGCTTGGAAAGATTTAGTGCTTCTAGTCTTGGAGATGCCTTAAAACTGGTAAGTGGTGTATCTTCTATTAATACAGGAAACTCTATTGTAAAACCTGTTATTAATGGATTGCATAGTAGTAGAGTTGTAGTAATGACTAATGGTGTACGATTACAAGACCAAGAATGGGGAATTGAGCACGCACCAAATATAGACCTTAATACAGCTGGAAGTATTAATGTAATAAAAGGTGCTAATGCATTAGCTTATGGTGGAGATGCAATTGGTGGAGTTATTGTTTTGAAGCCCTCAAGAGTTAGCTTAAAGGATTCCTTATATGGAAAAACAATAATTAGTGGTCAAACTAATGGTCGAGGTTTTAGTGCTAATTCTTCATTAACTAAAACTTATCAAAAGGGATGGTTTATGGGAGCACAAGCATCTCTTAAACGCTTCGGAGATTTTGAATCTCCTAAGTACAATTTGACTAACACAGGCTTAAATTCAAAAGGGTTTTCGTTAAATGGAGGCTACAAATCTTTTGAGCAAGGCTTTAACGTATATTATAGTTTTTTAGATAATGAAATAGCTATTTTAAAAGCATCGCATATCGGTAATATTGAGGATTTAGTTAATGCTATTAACAGTCAAAATCCATTGGTTATAGAGAAGTTTAGTTATGATATTAACCCTCCGCGCCAAGAAGTTACACATCAAATTATAAAAGCTGATTTTTATAAGCGGTTTGAGAATTTTGGTCGTCTGGAAGCTCAATATGATTTCCAGAATAATCAACGATATGAATATGATATTCGTGTAGGAGATGATAAAAATAAACCTGCAATTGACTTGACACTAAAAACTCACTCATTTAGAACAAGTCTAAAGGTAGACTCTAATAGTAGTAGTACTTATGAGTTTGGTTTTAATGCTGGTTTTCAAGATAATTTTGCTAACCCAGATACTGGTGTTAGACGCTTAATCCCTGATTATGACAAATATGATTTTGGCGTCTTTGCTATCACTAGCCTAAAACCAAATGAAAACACGAATATTGATTTTGGAATTCGCTATGATTTTAACAGAATTGATGCAAAAAAATTCTATTTATCCAGTCGTTGGAGTGAAAGAGATTACGATAAAGATTTTTCTGATATCGTGATTGATGATTTGGGGACACAATTGTTAACAAACCCAATTTTTAATTATCACAATATATCAGCTTCAATGGGTGTGTCTTATAAAATTGATGAAAAAAGCTCAATGATTTTTAATTATGGTCTATCTAATAGAGCGCCAAATCCTGCTGAATTATTTAGTGACGGTTTGCATCATTCGGCTGCTAGAATTGAACTAGGTGACTTACGTATTAAACAAGAAACATCCAATAGGGTTTCTGGGGTTTATAGGTATGAAAACAACGCATTTTATATTAATATTGAACCATTTTATAATCATATAAAGGATTATATTTTTATAGAACCAACATCTACTGAGCAAACCTTACGAGGTGCTTTTCCAGTTTGGAGTTATAATCAAACAAACGCCTCTTTATATGGTATAGATATAGCGTCAAACTATAAGTTTAATCAACAATGGTCTTTCAATCATAAGTCTTCTTTCATAAAAGGAAGAGATTTAAAACAACGTATTGCATTAATAGATATGCCTTCTTTTAAAACAGTTAATATTATTAGCTATTCAAATAGTAAATGGCTCAATTTTAATTCTGAATTACAAAGTGAGTTAATATTAAGGCAAAACGATTACCCAAATTATAACTTTGAAGTATATGTACCTACTACAGAAGAGTTTGTAGAGGTAGATGTAAGTACGCCTCCACCTACTTATCATTTATTACACTTTCAAAGTGATATAACTCTTAATCTATCAACAAAAACAGATCTAAACATAGGTCTTAACATAACAAATGTTTTTAATATATCGTACAGAGAATATCTAAATAGATCGCGATATTTTTCTGATGATTTAGGAAGGAACATCATGTTACAATTAAAATTAAATTATTAA
- a CDS encoding carboxypeptidase-like regulatory domain-containing protein, translating to MKTYLSIIAVLFVNLIIAQSLTAKVIDANNNPIPFATVQTAENSGVITNEEGVFTINLEDVTSNEITFSCLGFASRTISIESIKNNGNTIVLEEYIDELGKVFLSTTTPNADDIIQKVNNNLSKNYSNENQTIQFFHRNTAYADFDRFEAKITKASGMRRKQHQGFNKSLDSLTKTIVNSNTMYFQDYLGDLMIKNRKEAKLKIHKATSLVDNSKNFSLDNVQTKAQDLILRYLDTTLTYKLKTGIIKVEDSMSLKSNNDKNKDKENIYDVKNLKGETHGLLHDAQTYNDSFLKKIINPESYNYEFINVTSFNNELVYIIGFKPRKAKSKYAGKLYITDETFAVIKLDYDFGKGKRGEKFNLKLLLGIKYVENINKGTIIYQRNADSTYSPKYMNQEEGRYFYVNRPIKFIENSREKNKVSFNFLIEGSAKSKIELFIINKSPLNASEFTSYTELEDVPYQKLKQYDPSIWKAYNAIEPLEEMKRFKSSEDN from the coding sequence TGGTGTCATAACTAATGAAGAAGGTGTTTTTACAATTAACCTTGAGGATGTCACTTCCAATGAAATTACTTTTAGTTGTTTAGGATTTGCGTCACGAACTATTTCCATTGAATCTATTAAAAACAATGGTAATACTATTGTTTTGGAAGAGTATATTGACGAACTAGGAAAAGTGTTTTTAAGCACTACAACACCTAATGCAGACGATATCATACAGAAGGTAAACAATAACCTTTCAAAAAATTATAGCAATGAGAATCAAACAATTCAATTTTTTCATCGCAATACAGCTTATGCAGATTTTGATAGATTTGAAGCAAAAATAACAAAGGCTTCTGGTATGAGAAGAAAGCAGCATCAAGGCTTTAATAAAAGTTTGGACTCCTTAACAAAAACCATTGTTAACAGTAACACAATGTATTTTCAAGATTACTTGGGTGATTTAATGATAAAGAACAGAAAAGAAGCTAAATTAAAAATACATAAGGCTACAAGTTTAGTAGACAACAGTAAGAATTTCTCATTAGATAATGTGCAAACTAAAGCACAAGATTTAATTTTAAGATATTTGGATACTACCCTTACTTATAAATTAAAAACTGGAATTATTAAAGTTGAAGATTCTATGTCCTTAAAATCAAACAATGATAAAAATAAGGATAAAGAGAACATATATGATGTAAAAAACCTGAAAGGCGAAACTCATGGTTTATTGCATGATGCGCAAACGTATAATGATTCATTTTTAAAGAAGATTATAAACCCAGAATCATACAACTATGAGTTTATTAATGTTACTAGTTTTAATAATGAATTAGTCTATATTATTGGGTTTAAACCTAGAAAGGCTAAATCTAAATATGCAGGAAAACTGTATATAACAGATGAAACTTTTGCTGTTATTAAATTAGATTACGACTTTGGTAAAGGCAAAAGAGGTGAGAAATTCAATTTAAAATTATTACTAGGCATAAAATATGTAGAAAACATAAATAAAGGCACTATTATCTATCAAAGAAATGCTGATAGCACCTACAGTCCAAAATATATGAATCAAGAAGAAGGACGTTACTTTTATGTGAATAGACCAATAAAGTTCATCGAAAACAGTAGAGAAAAGAATAAAGTTAGTTTTAATTTTCTAATTGAAGGGAGTGCCAAATCTAAAATAGAACTGTTTATCATTAATAAATCACCTTTAAATGCAAGTGAATTTACCTCGTATACTGAGCTTGAAGATGTACCATATCAAAAATTAAAACAGTATGACCCTTCTATCTGGAAAGCTTATAATGCTATTGAACCTTTAGAAGAAATGAAACGTTTTAAGAGTAGTGAAGATAATTAA
- a CDS encoding acyl-CoA reductase, with translation MNLEQRINAFTELGVFLSQFSKEKIEKAKNAKHNDLFFDGFKHQIKLANEHNGWFTNDNILFAIEGWSKSLLNSNIKQWLENYNFNNCKNKNVAIIMAGNIPLVGFHDFISVLISGHNVLVKQSSNDKHLLPFLAKYLEYVEPNFKNKITFTEEKLEGFDAVIATGSDNTARYFEYYFKDKPSIIRKNRNSVAVLKGNETKEQLEKLSEDIFRYYGLGCRNVSKLFVPKNYDFKDFFEAIYKWHPIINQAKYANNYDYNKAVYLMSEFDMLENGFLMIKEDLSYSSPIATLFYEYYDTETTLKNKLISDKGKIQCVVSNSFIDDEINFGKTQNPELWDYADNIDTIAFLLNI, from the coding sequence ATGAATTTAGAACAAAGAATAAATGCCTTTACCGAATTAGGTGTATTCCTTAGTCAATTCTCTAAAGAAAAAATTGAAAAAGCAAAAAATGCTAAGCATAATGATTTGTTTTTTGATGGGTTTAAACATCAAATCAAATTAGCAAATGAACATAATGGATGGTTTACAAACGATAATATTTTATTTGCAATTGAAGGATGGTCTAAGTCATTATTAAACAGCAACATTAAGCAATGGTTAGAAAACTATAACTTTAATAATTGTAAAAACAAAAATGTTGCCATAATTATGGCTGGAAACATTCCTCTAGTTGGATTTCATGACTTTATTTCTGTATTAATATCAGGCCACAATGTTTTGGTAAAACAATCGTCAAACGACAAACATTTATTGCCCTTTTTGGCAAAGTATTTAGAGTATGTTGAGCCAAATTTTAAGAATAAAATAACATTTACAGAAGAGAAACTAGAAGGGTTTGATGCAGTAATTGCAACTGGAAGTGATAACACTGCTAGATATTTTGAATACTATTTTAAAGATAAACCATCAATTATTCGAAAAAACAGAAACTCAGTAGCAGTTTTAAAAGGTAATGAAACTAAAGAGCAGCTAGAAAAGTTATCTGAAGACATTTTTAGATATTATGGTTTGGGCTGTCGCAATGTATCTAAACTATTTGTGCCAAAGAACTATGATTTCAAAGACTTTTTTGAAGCAATATATAAATGGCATCCAATAATAAATCAAGCGAAGTACGCCAACAATTATGACTACAACAAAGCAGTATACTTAATGAGTGAGTTTGATATGCTTGAAAACGGATTTTTAATGATTAAGGAAGACTTAAGCTACTCCTCACCTATTGCAACCTTGTTTTATGAGTACTACGACACAGAAACAACTTTAAAGAACAAACTAATATCAGATAAAGGAAAAATTCAATGTGTTGTATCTAATAGTTTTATTGATGATGAAATTAATTTTGGAAAAACTCAAAATCCAGAATTATGGGATTATGCAGATAACATAGACACAATTGCTTTTTTGTTAAATATTTAA
- the serC gene encoding 3-phosphoserine/phosphohydroxythreonine transaminase, with product MKKHNFSAGPCILPQEVLLKSSTAVMDFNDSGLSLIEISHRSKDFVDVMEKARSLALELLGLEGKGYKALFLQGGASTQFLMVALNLLEKRAGYLNTGTWSDKAIKEAQIYDDIYEVASSKNANFNYIPKGYDIPSDYDYFHCTSNNTIFGTQMKSFPNSPIPMVCDMSSDIFSRELDFSKFDLIYAGAQKNMGPAGTTLVVIKEDVLGKVSRKIPSMMDYKVHISKSSMFNTPPVFSVYVSMLTLEWLKNLGGISAIEKENNKKAQLIYSEIDLNPLFKGYATKEDRSNMNATFNLVNEDLKETFETMLKEGNINGLNGHRSVGGYRASMYNALPLESVQVLVEIMSDLETKA from the coding sequence ATGAAAAAACATAATTTTAGTGCTGGCCCTTGTATCTTACCTCAAGAAGTGCTGTTAAAATCATCTACAGCTGTAATGGATTTTAATGATAGTGGATTATCTTTAATAGAAATATCGCACCGTAGTAAAGACTTTGTAGATGTTATGGAAAAAGCTAGATCCTTAGCCTTAGAACTATTGGGTTTAGAAGGTAAAGGCTACAAAGCTTTATTCTTGCAAGGTGGTGCTAGTACGCAGTTTTTAATGGTAGCTCTCAATCTTCTTGAAAAAAGAGCTGGTTATTTAAATACTGGTACTTGGAGTGACAAAGCTATTAAAGAGGCTCAGATTTATGATGATATATATGAAGTAGCATCTTCTAAGAATGCAAACTTTAACTATATACCAAAAGGATATGATATTCCTTCGGATTATGATTATTTTCACTGCACCTCAAACAATACTATTTTTGGAACACAAATGAAGTCTTTTCCAAATTCACCAATACCAATGGTATGTGATATGAGTAGTGATATTTTTTCTCGTGAACTAGATTTTTCTAAGTTTGATTTAATTTACGCTGGAGCTCAAAAAAATATGGGTCCAGCAGGAACAACGCTTGTAGTAATTAAGGAGGATGTTTTAGGGAAAGTTTCTCGTAAAATTCCATCAATGATGGATTATAAAGTGCATATAAGTAAAAGTAGTATGTTTAATACACCTCCTGTTTTCTCTGTATATGTATCTATGCTAACCTTAGAATGGTTAAAAAATTTAGGAGGCATTTCTGCTATAGAAAAAGAAAATAATAAAAAAGCTCAGTTAATCTATTCTGAAATTGATTTAAACCCATTATTTAAAGGGTATGCAACTAAAGAAGATCGATCTAATATGAATGCAACTTTTAACTTAGTAAACGAAGATTTAAAGGAAACCTTCGAAACAATGCTAAAAGAAGGTAACATAAATGGTTTAAATGGACATAGAAGTGTTGGAGGCTACAGAGCCTCTATGTACAATGCTTTACCTTTAGAAAGTGTACAAGTATTAGTGGAAATAATGAGTGATTTAGAAACAAAAGCATAA
- a CDS encoding DUF6787 family protein — translation MKKFKERWEIKKNWQLIFPFLAVVLLAYSSYKLSGIFFDRHKTPNISYLIALSSVLYFSLLKFFIFCFKKLENKWIVDYKWEMIRIFIVFAITGTSSVFVGRPIIKLLGITKENLNVFVYWFLYIIIGLIFYQILLVTIGWLLGQFKFFWDFEKKMLKRFGLKRFFK, via the coding sequence ATGAAAAAATTTAAAGAACGTTGGGAAATAAAAAAAAACTGGCAACTCATTTTTCCTTTTTTAGCTGTAGTGTTACTTGCATATAGTTCTTACAAATTATCAGGAATCTTTTTTGATAGACACAAAACACCTAATATCTCTTATCTAATAGCACTTTCTTCAGTACTCTATTTTTCTTTGCTGAAGTTTTTTATTTTTTGCTTCAAAAAACTAGAAAACAAATGGATTGTTGACTATAAATGGGAAATGATTCGTATTTTTATAGTTTTTGCTATTACAGGAACCTCATCCGTTTTTGTTGGCAGACCAATTATTAAGTTATTGGGAATTACTAAAGAAAACCTAAATGTTTTTGTCTATTGGTTTCTTTATATTATTATTGGCCTAATTTTCTATCAAATCCTATTAGTAACTATTGGTTGGCTTTTGGGTCAGTTTAAATTTTTCTGGGATTTTGAAAAGAAAATGCTAAAGCGTTTCGGACTCAAACGATTTTTTAAATAA
- a CDS encoding 4Fe-4S dicluster domain-containing protein, with the protein MAIIITDECINCGACEPECPNTAIYEGADDWRYNDGTSLKGNVILPNGKEVDADEAQEPVSDEIYYIVPDKCTECKGFHEEPQCAAVCPVDCCVPDEDNVETEDVLLGKQRFMHPED; encoded by the coding sequence ATGGCAATCATAATTACAGATGAATGTATAAACTGTGGGGCTTGCGAACCAGAATGTCCTAATACTGCTATATATGAAGGTGCTGATGATTGGAGATATAATGATGGCACCAGCTTAAAGGGGAATGTAATATTGCCAAATGGAAAAGAAGTTGATGCTGATGAAGCTCAAGAGCCAGTAAGTGATGAAATATACTATATAGTTCCAGATAAATGCACTGAATGTAAAGGCTTTCATGAGGAGCCACAATGTGCAGCAGTTTGTCCTGTAGATTGTTGTGTGCCAGATGAAGATAATGTTGAAACTGAAGATGTTTTATTAGGTAAACAACGTTTTATGCATCCAGAAGATTAA
- a CDS encoding D-2-hydroxyacid dehydrogenase, whose amino-acid sequence MKVLANDGVSQSGIDVLTAAGFEVNTTTVAQEQLVNYINENTIDVLLVRSATTVRKEVIDACPSLKIIGRGGVGMDNIDVDYARKKGVHVINTPSASSNSVAELVFAHLFGGVRFLYDSNRNMPLDGDTKFKNLKKNYAKGVELRGKTLGIIGFGRIGREVAKIALGVGMKVIASDKFVGKATIKVEFYNGQYINVEIETEPMKDVLKHSDFITLHVPAQKDYVIGKKQLDMMKDGVGIVNAARGGVIDEVALVAALETGKVAFAGLDTFEEEPTPAVQVLMNTKISLTPHIGAATNEAQDRIGEELASQIISILR is encoded by the coding sequence ATGAAGGTTTTAGCAAACGACGGTGTTTCACAAAGTGGAATTGATGTTTTAACAGCTGCTGGTTTTGAAGTAAACACAACAACAGTAGCACAAGAACAATTAGTTAATTACATTAATGAAAATACAATTGATGTATTATTAGTAAGAAGTGCGACAACAGTTAGAAAAGAAGTAATTGATGCTTGCCCATCTTTAAAGATTATTGGACGAGGTGGTGTAGGTATGGATAATATTGATGTAGATTATGCTAGAAAAAAAGGTGTTCATGTTATAAACACCCCTTCTGCATCGTCAAATTCAGTAGCTGAATTAGTATTTGCACATTTATTTGGAGGTGTACGTTTTCTTTACGATTCGAACCGAAATATGCCATTAGATGGTGATACTAAATTTAAGAATTTAAAGAAAAATTACGCAAAAGGAGTAGAATTAAGAGGTAAAACTCTAGGTATTATTGGTTTTGGGCGTATTGGTCGTGAAGTTGCCAAAATTGCCTTAGGAGTTGGAATGAAAGTTATTGCTAGCGATAAATTTGTTGGTAAAGCAACTATTAAAGTTGAATTCTATAACGGTCAATACATAAATGTAGAAATAGAGACAGAACCAATGAAAGATGTTCTTAAGCATTCTGATTTTATTACCTTACATGTACCTGCGCAAAAAGACTATGTAATTGGTAAAAAACAATTAGATATGATGAAAGATGGTGTAGGTATTGTTAATGCAGCTCGTGGAGGAGTGATTGATGAAGTTGCCTTAGTTGCAGCTTTAGAAACTGGAAAGGTTGCTTTTGCAGGATTAGATACCTTCGAAGAAGAACCTACTCCAGCCGTACAAGTACTAATGAATACTAAAATATCATTAACACCTCATATTGGAGCAGCTACTAATGAAGCTCAAGATAGAATTGGCGAAGAATTAGCTTCGCAAATAATTAGTATTCTTAGGTAG
- a CDS encoding DUF2892 domain-containing protein translates to MIKFKKNMSNFDRLVRFIVSVLLLSLFFIGEIRGVLGVLLIIVSFMFSFASITAFCPFYKSVNFKTNKSDDYF, encoded by the coding sequence ATGATAAAATTCAAAAAAAATATGAGTAATTTTGATAGACTTGTAAGGTTTATAGTCTCTGTATTATTATTATCATTGTTTTTTATTGGAGAAATTAGAGGTGTTTTGGGTGTTCTATTAATTATAGTTTCATTTATGTTTTCTTTTGCTAGCATAACTGCTTTCTGCCCTTTTTACAAAAGCGTTAACTTTAAAACAAATAAATCAGACGACTACTTTTAA
- a CDS encoding type 1 periplasmic binding fold superfamily protein, producing MKLFKKISIVLLATIIFTACSDDDNPTPVNEEEVITTLTATLTPVAGGDVITLQTRDLDGDGPNAPVVTVSGNLAANTTYNGSLELLNETENPAESINEEIEEEDDEHQFFYQATNSIATFTYSDTDGDGNPIGLEFQLVTSTAATGNITITLRHEPNKEAAGVSDGDITNAGGETDIQAVFPVTVQ from the coding sequence ATGAAATTATTTAAAAAAATATCAATAGTATTATTAGCTACAATTATATTCACGGCATGTTCTGATGATGACAATCCAACTCCTGTAAATGAAGAAGAAGTAATCACTACGTTAACTGCTACGCTTACACCAGTTGCTGGCGGAGATGTAATAACATTACAAACTAGAGATTTAGATGGAGATGGTCCTAATGCTCCTGTAGTTACAGTCTCAGGAAATTTAGCTGCTAATACAACTTATAATGGAAGTTTAGAATTGTTAAATGAAACCGAAAACCCTGCTGAGTCTATTAATGAAGAAATTGAAGAGGAAGATGATGAACATCAATTTTTCTATCAAGCAACTAATAGTATCGCAACTTTTACTTATTCAGATACTGATGGTGATGGAAATCCTATCGGTTTAGAGTTTCAATTAGTTACTTCCACAGCTGCTACTGGAAATATTACAATTACTTTACGTCATGAGCCAAATAAAGAAGCTGCTGGTGTGAGTGATGGCGATATTACTAATGCTGGAGGAGAAACTGATATACAAGCAGTATTTCCAGTTACTGTTCAATAA
- a CDS encoding prolyl oligopeptidase family serine peptidase gives MFKKILITILFANQIVTYGQSSLINVLEEKIKTPYEETSNISKYRYDSISYEATRKQNDYIFESFKYKSDNLKIEGFLCRPRNVSNKKIPVIIYNRGGTGNFGKVTEEDFPDFYALAKEGFVVFASNYRYVGKNGFYDQLGGDDINDVVNLYKTLLKIDYVDTNNIFMFGISRGGLMTYKSLTKINVNAAVVIGGVANFEEGAKKRPIFLKGWSDLSEEENYKGLENILPNFDKKRVEYLKDRSAVEWAYRINTPIFILHSRQDGRVPVEGALQLALEFQKYDKPYKLKVYDKKSHSLPYSKFDSFNEAIKWFKSYMK, from the coding sequence ATGTTTAAAAAAATATTAATTACTATTCTATTTGCTAATCAAATAGTTACTTACGGACAATCAAGCCTAATAAATGTCCTTGAAGAAAAAATTAAAACACCATATGAAGAAACCAGTAATATAAGTAAATATAGATACGATAGTATATCATATGAAGCTACAAGAAAACAAAACGACTATATTTTCGAAAGTTTCAAATATAAAAGTGATAACCTTAAAATTGAAGGTTTTTTATGTAGACCAAGAAATGTTAGCAACAAAAAAATACCAGTAATAATATATAATCGTGGAGGTACAGGCAATTTTGGTAAGGTTACTGAAGAAGACTTTCCTGATTTTTATGCTCTAGCCAAAGAAGGATTTGTTGTATTTGCATCTAACTATAGATATGTTGGAAAAAATGGGTTTTATGATCAATTAGGAGGAGATGATATTAATGATGTAGTTAATTTATATAAAACTCTCTTGAAAATAGACTATGTAGATACTAATAACATATTCATGTTTGGCATTTCCAGAGGTGGATTAATGACCTATAAAAGTTTAACAAAAATCAACGTTAATGCAGCTGTAGTAATTGGCGGTGTTGCAAATTTTGAAGAGGGAGCTAAAAAACGTCCCATATTCTTAAAAGGTTGGTCTGACTTATCAGAAGAGGAAAACTATAAAGGATTAGAAAATATTTTACCAAATTTTGATAAAAAACGTGTAGAATACTTAAAAGATCGTTCGGCAGTTGAATGGGCTTACAGAATAAACACCCCCATTTTTATACTACACTCAAGACAAGATGGTAGGGTTCCTGTAGAAGGCGCTCTACAACTTGCTTTAGAATTTCAAAAATACGATAAACCTTATAAGCTTAAGGTTTATGATAAAAAAAGCCACTCCTTACCATATTCAAAGTTTGATTCTTTTAATGAAGCTATTAAATGGTTTAAAAGTTATATGAAATAA